A portion of the Toxotes jaculatrix isolate fToxJac2 chromosome 16, fToxJac2.pri, whole genome shotgun sequence genome contains these proteins:
- the pdlim5b gene encoding PDZ and LIM domain protein 5b, producing MSSSYSVSLAGPAPWGFRLQGGKDFCLPLTISRLTEGGKADQAKMSVGDIILSINGISTDSMNHLEAQNKIKACTGNLSLTLQRPSNAPKDGVPKDEPQEIIKPVPITKPAPSTTYTKPSSQPSPAYNKTARPFGGDSSVATASSSPAAPKVASIPSESSAFTPAAPSQPPQPPFPLKSSLPAPDSAPANSVSRPSPARSTFTSPSASSSSSNSSSPARVTAPSSHPTVPQPSVYNTPINLYSNANASEVAMGQRRGLLESQGLSDHFNGKPVVEPENHASPLSDASKKRLIEDTEDWHPRTGTSQSRSFRILAQLTGTENEQVPENSGKNEAVDKTTPAVHTSPAAKTYSKSAAAPRNGNVVPASTFKSPAAQSKPSYQPGGPSGFPKGGAAPSFGKVTNPAPKGPDRPTPQPHPEDLNSLVQRAEHIPAGTRTPMCSKCNNVIRGPFLVAMGMSWHPEEFNCAHCHSSLADRGFVEERGQVYCERCYEQFFAPTCARCSQKILGEVMNALKQTWHVFCFVCTACQQPIRSNMFHMEDGRPYCEKDYYNLFGTNCHGCDFPIEAGDKFLEVLGFTWHDTCFVCAVCSTNLESQPFFSKKDKPLCKKHAHTLNI from the exons ATGAGCAGCAGCTACAGCGTCTCCCTGGCTGGTCCTGCCCCCTGGGGCTTCAGACTGCAAGGAGGGAAGGACTTCTGTTTGCCTCTCACCATCTCACGG CTGACTGAGGGGGGCAAGGCAGACCAAGCCAAGATGAGTGTCGGAGACATCATTCTTTCCATTAATGGCATTTCCACGGACAGTATGAATCACCTCGAGGCCCAGAACAAGATTAAGGCCTGCACAGGCAATCTCAGCCTCACTCTACAGAG accCTCCAATGCTCCTAAAGATGGAGTGCCTAAG GACGAACCTCAAGAAATCATTAAGCCTGTCCCAATCACTAAACCTGCCCCAAGCACCACATACACCAAGCCATCAAGTCAGCCCAGTCCTGCATACAACAAGACAGCTCGGCCGTTTGGGGGGGACAGCAGTGTGGCTACAGCTTCTTCTTCCCCAGCTGCTCCCAAAGTAGCCTCCATTCCTTCTGAATCATCTGCTTTCACGCCAGCTGCCCCTTCtcagccaccacagcctccaTTTCCACTGAAGTCCAGCCTCCCTGCCCCAGACTCAGCTCCAGCCAACTCAGTTTCCAGGCCCAGCCCTGCTCGCTCCACCTTCACATCCCCATccgcctcttcctcttcatctaaCTCCTCCTCCCCAGCAAGAGTGACAGCACCCTCCTCCCATCCCACTGTCCCACAGCCCTCCGTCTATAACACACCTATCAACCTCTACTCTAATGCCAATGCTTCTGAGGTTGCTATGGGACAGAGACGAGGTCTTTTGGAGAGCCAGGGGCTGTCAGACCACTTCAATGG GAAACCTGTTGTAGAGCCTGAGAATCACGCATCCCCACTGAGCGATGCCAGCAAGAAGCGTCTGATTGAGGACACGGAGGACTGGCACCCCCGAACGGGCACCTCCCAGTCCCGCTCCTTCCGTATCCTGGCCCAGCTCACTGGCACTGAAAATG AGCAAGTTCCAGAGAACAGTGGAAAGAA TGAGGCAGTTGACAAAACCACTCCTGCTGTGCACACGTCGCCTGCAGCGAAAACATATTCCAAATCTGCAGCAGCACCCAGGAATGGCAACGTTGTCCCTGCTTCCACATTCAAGAGCCCTGCAGCCCAGAGCAAGCCCTCCTACCAGCCCGGAGGTCCATCAG GTTTTCCTAAGGGTGGAGCAGCTCCTTCGTTTGGCAAAGTAACCAATCCTGCTCCCAAAGGTCCGGACCGCCCCACCCCGCAGCCACATCCAGAGGACCTCAACTCTCTGGTGCAGCGGGCTGAGCACATCCCAGCTGGTACACGCACCCCGATGTGTAGCAAGTGCAACAACGTTATCAG GGGCCCATTCCTTGTGGCCATGGGCATGTCATGGCACCCCGAGGAATTCAACTGTGCTCACTGCCACTCCTCCCTGGCAGACCGTGGATTTGTGGAGGAGAGAGGCCAGGTGTACTGCGAACGCTGTTACGAGCAGTTCTTCGCTCCCACCTGCGCCCGCTGCTCCCAGAAGATTCTGGGG GAAGTCATGAATGCCCTGAAACAGACCTGGCAtgtgttctgttttgtgtgtaccGCCTgccaacagccaatcagaagcaACATGTTTCACATGGAGGATGGGAGGCCATACTGTGAAAAAG ACTACTACAACCTGTTTGGGACCAACTGCCACGGCTGCGACTTCCCCATCGAGGCAGGGGACAAGTTCCTGGAGGTTCTAGGATTCACCTGGCATGAcacctgttttgtgtgtgcg GTTTGCTCTACTAATCTGGAAAGTCAGCCATTCTTCTCCAAAAAAGATAAGCCTTTGTGCAAGAAACATGCCCACACTCTCAACATCTGA